In Danaus plexippus chromosome 9 unlocalized genomic scaffold, MEX_DaPlex mxdp_26, whole genome shotgun sequence, the following proteins share a genomic window:
- the LOC116767761 gene encoding argininosuccinate lyase yields MSSLDRYQLWGGCFGEEPSSVLRRLNDSLGIDVRLFHEDIRGSKAWANELHRSGHLSEDDNTAIQSGLKKVEDDIEQELCINGRLNDPEEDIHSVVERRLQKYAGDAALRLHTARSRNDQSATNTKLWMLKSLQHIKKEIGQLLSILISRAKKEIHIIAPGYTHLQRAQPIRWSHFLLSYAWMFRDDIIRLQEIVERLSCSPLGSGAIAGCALQIDRKRLAESLGFKQCTPNSMYAVGSRDHIVEYLNWASLCGVHLSKLAEDLIIYSTQEFGFIRLSDQFSTGSSLMPQKRNPDGLELVRGAAGLLLGDAFSFSCILKGLPSTYNKDLQSDKEVLFRSYDRLLDCIKVTAGTVETMQIDEERSVGVLDAGMLATDLAHVLVRGGVPFRRAHHTVGAVLRRAAELGHDLQTLPYQEYITICPEFGTEKELRKIFSWESSVEQYTTEGGTSKSAVSKQIESLEQWIKDITNKI; encoded by the exons ATGTCCTCTTTA gacAGGTATCAACTTTGGGGCGGTTGCTTTGGAGAAGAACCATCATCGGTACTAAGACGTTTAAATGACTCTTTAGGTATAGATGTCAGACTCTTCCATGAAGACATCCGAGGCAGTAAGGCTTGGGCAAACGAATTACACCGCAGTGGTCACCTTTCGGAAGATGACAACACAGCTATTCAGAGcggattaaaaaaa gTGGAAGATGATATAGAACAAGAACTCTGTATCAACGGCCGACTCAATGATCCCGAGGAAGATATCCATTCTGTTGTTGAAAGACGTCTTCAAAAGTACGCGGGTGATGCTGCTCTAAGACTACATACCGCTAGAAGTCGCAATGACCAGTCAGCAACAAACACTAAGTTGTGGATGCTAAAATCGTTACAacatataaagaaagaaataggTCAACTGCTATCA ATTCTCATTTCACGGgcaaaaaaagaaattcataTCATTGCACCCGGATATACACATTTGCAACGAGCCCAACCAATCCGCTGGAGTCATTTCTTGTtaag ttacgCATGGATGTTTCGAGACGATATTATACGGTTACAAGAGATCGTTGAAAGGCTTTCTTGTAGTCCTTTAGGCAGTGGAGCTATTGCTGGTTGTGCCTTGCAAATAGACAGAAAGAGATTGGCCGAAAGTTTAGGTTTTAAACAATGTACGCCTAACTCCATGTATGCTGTAGGATCGAGGGATCACATCG TCGAATATCTCAACTGGGCTTCGCTGTGTGGAGTTCATTTGAGTAAATTAGCCGAAGATCTGATCATATATAGCACGCAAGAATTTGGTTTTATAAGACTTTCGGATCAGTTTTCAACCGGATCCAGTCTTATGCCCCAAAAAAGAAATCCAGATGGCTTAGAACTAGTGAGGGGGGCGGCCGGCCTTCTACTTGGTGATGCATTTTCCTTTAGCTGCATATTAAAAGGCTTGCCCAGCACTTACAATAAAGACTTGCAATCGGATAAAGAAGTATTATTTAGATCTTATGATAGATTGCTCGATTGCATTAAAGTTACAGCGGGAACTGTGGAAACCATGCAG ATCGATGAAGAAAGGTCAGTAGGTGTATTAGATGCTGGAATGCTCGCTACTGATCTGGCCCACGTCTTAGTTCGTGGGGGAGTGCCGTTTCGTCGAGCTCACCACACTGTGGGCGCGGTCTTGCGACGAGCCGCAGAACTAGGACATGATCTTCAAACACTACCTTATCAGGAATATATTACCATATG TCCTGAATTCGGAACAGAAAAAGAATTACGAAAAATCTTTTCTTGGGAGTCAAGTGTTGAACAATACACGACCGAGGGAGGAACATCTAAATCAGCAGTGTCGAAGCAGATAGAGAGTTTGGAGCAGTGGATCAAAGatatcacaaataaaatttag
- the LOC116767510 gene encoding tRNA methyltransferase 10 homolog A, with protein sequence MQESSKETKSDNNEPNFRQHTLFDIKVDPGLKDDHGVELPRPFTKNQMRKWLKKVRWENNKAEKRMKEKARAKERRREARAANIDLGPSRKSLKKWNLEKSKINTGIIIDLSFDNLMIEKDRYKVIKQILRCYSINRRSETPLQFYVTSFGDKTKTDISRHNGYENWDITFKESSYINVFPKEKLFYLTSESDNVIESFEEDTYYIIGGLVDHNQHKGLCHKIAVEQGIRHGQLPLNKYVNMKTRKVLTIDHVFEIVLRVCEGVPWRDALLQVLPTRKGAHVCDTTSNVSSNDVSYESDI encoded by the exons atgcaagAAAGTTCTAAAGAGACAAAATCAGACAACAATGAACCGAATTTTAGACAACATActctttttgatattaaagtaGATCCAGGATTAAAAGATGATCACGGCGTTGAATTACCGAGGCCGTTTACTAAAAATCAGATGCGTAAATGGTTAAAGAAAGTGAGATGGGAGAACAATAAAGCAGAGAAGCGAATGAAAGAAAAGGCTCGTGCCAAGGAGCGGAGACGGGAGGCACGTGCAGCGAATATAGACTTAGGTCCCAGTAGGAAGTCCCTTAAAAAGTGGAATCTAGAAAAgtcaaaaattaatacagGAATTATAATAGACCTTAGTTTTGACAATTTGATGATTGAAAAAGATAGgtacaaagtaataaaacaaattctaCGATGTTATTCTATTAATAGACGATCAGAAACCCCATTGCAGTTTTATGTTACTAGTTTCGgcgataaaacaaaaactgacATATCAAGGCATAATGGTTATGAAAATTGGGat aTAACCTTCAAGGAGTCAAGCTACATAAATGTGTTTCCTAAGGAAaagctattttatttgacaagcGAATCTGACAATGTCATAGAATCATTTGAAGAGGATACTTACTATATTATTGGTGGACTGGTGGACCACAACCAGCATAAG GGTCTTTGCCACAAAATTGCAGTTGAACAGGGAATAAGACATGGCCAGTTACCTCTTAACAAGTATGTTAATATGAAAACGAGGAAAGTTTTGACAATTGATCATG TTTTCGAGATAGTACTCAGGGTGTGTGAAGGCGTTCCTTGGAGAGATGCTTTACTTCAAGTATTGCCTACCCGTAAAGGTGCCCACGTGTGTGACACAACCAGCAATGTATCTAGTAATGATGTCTCATATGAaagtgacatttaa
- the LOC116767509 gene encoding probable serine hydrolase, with protein sequence MWKKNLFSLILNNGNFKLSENLLKNVASTQIRTLQTEVPVKEVNIPVKWGHLAARLWGNENEQPILALHGWQDNAGTWDTLAPLLCHKRPILAIDFPGHGLSSWIPAGMHYYTWDLPRLILYLKNYFKWNKLSLLCHSMGSIAGMRYASIFPEEIAFYIAIDSLIYDDYDTDKVVNNYATILKKIQGISKWKDEPPSYTMEEIIKIWHLGTTKSIAMESVPHLLKRGSKPSSKDPNKYYFSRDPRLKQILFTVEDKKLVETLAKKLTCPTLYIKGTNSPFGNDEFAVEMRELIAKNNNNFESHFLPGTHHLHLNTPELLAPLILNFMDKFSSK encoded by the exons ATGTGgaagaaaaatctattttctcttattttaaataatggtaattttaaacttagtgaaaatctattaaaaaatgtagcaAGCACACAAATCAGGACATTGCAAACTGAG gtccCGGTAAAAGAAGTAAACATCCCTGTAAAATGGGGCCATCTGGCTGCAAGACTATGGGGCAATGAAAATGAACAGCCCATACTAGCTTTACACGGTTGGCAAGATAACGCCGGGACTTGGGATACGTTGGCGCCGTTACTGTGCCACAAACGACCAATACTAGCAATCGATTTTCCCGGTCATGGATTATCTTCGTGGATTCCAgctg GCATGCATTACTACACCTGGGATCTGCCTCGATTGATTTTGTACCTTAAGAACTACTTCAAATGGAATAAATTATCCTTGCTTTGTCATTCAATGGGTTCTATAGCAGGAATGCGTTACGCTAGTATATTTCCAGAAGAGATCGCATTCTACATAGCAATCGATAGTCTAATTTATGACGACTATGATACAGATAAAGTTGTTAATAATTACGCaacaattttgaaaaagaTTCAAGGTATAAGTAAATGGAAAGACGAACCTCCTTCGTATACGAtggaagaaattattaaaatttggcATTTAGGCACAACAAAGTCGATAGCCATGGAAAGTGTTCCTCATTTACTGAAACGTGGTTCAAAACCATCGTCGAAGGATCCTAATAAGTACTATTTTTCACGAGACCCCAGACTAAAACAGATATTATTCACTGTGGAAGATAAAAAGTTGGTTGAAACTCTAGCCAAAAAGTTGACATGTCCgacactttatataaaaggaacAAATTCTCCGTTCGGAAACGATGAATTTGCTGTAGAAATGCGTGAACTCATtgcgaaaaataataataacttcgAGAGTCATTTTTTGCCGGGAACTCACCATTTGCATTTAAATACCCCTGAATTGTTAGCacctttaattttgaattttatggaCAAATTTAGTTCAAAATAA